TCGGCAAAAGCCACGTCTAACAACGCAGTGGAGGTTTGGCGAGTGAGTTGATCGATTATCATATCCGCCATATCTTGTGGGCTTTTTGCCAAGCGCTGCCCGGCGCCCGTGCGCCGCCGCCCAAAAACGCTCAGGGCTTTTTGCGCCGCACCGCGATCCCAAAGTTGCGAAGCGCCCAGAAAATGGCTGGCATCCGAAGGCGTTAAAGCTGCAATTTGTATCACCCCCCGCGACAGCAAGCGGCGCAAAACCTGCTGCTCTAACCGACTTTTCAGCACCTTATCCAAGGGTTGAAAATCAAGGGTGAGGCGCTGATAAAGCGCCAGATCGCGGCCTTGTAGCCCTTGCATAGCCTGCCCCGCAAGGCGGCGCACAAAACGCCCATCATATTCGCTTGGAAGCGCCGTATGGAGCTGACGATCTAACGCATCATGCACCAGATCGGGGGCCTCTATCGCCGCCAAGCAAATTGGCAAAACGCGTTTGGGCCCCAGCAAAACGCCACCCTGCAACCCTTCAGATAAAAAATGAACTTCGCTATCGCCCCCCAAACCAGAGGTGCGCATAGCAACAGCCTCCACCATGGTGCGATAAGGGCCCACTTGGGCCCCCTGCGGATCCAGCGCTGGTTGCCCGTTGCGCAAAACGGCAATATCCGTGGTGGTGCCACCAATATCAGAAACCAAAGCTGTTTTTTCACCAGTGAGCCACCGCGCGCCCACCAGCGAGGCAGCAGGCCCGCTTAGAATGGTCTCGATGGGTTTGTCGCGCGCCAGTTGCGCCGAAATCAAGGCCCCATCGCCGCGCACCACCATCAAGGGCGCCAGAATACCAAGCGCCGTTAATTTGAAGCTTGCCCGCTCAATCAAACCATCAATCATCCCAATCAAACGGGCGTTTAACACCGATGTGAGCGCCCGCTTTGGCCCATTTAATTTCGAGGATAGCTGATAAGACGCGCTGACCGGCTTTCCCGAGACCGCGCGGATAAGCTGGCTCGCCGCTTCTTCATGCGCCGGATTGCGCGTGGCGAACTGCCCGGCCACGGCAAAAGCTGACACCCCGGTTTGCGCCTCTACCCAGCTTTGCAAGGCGCGCAGACCCAAAGGCTGCTGCTCCGATCCTGAATGATCATGCCCCCCGGGTAATTCGATGGCCGGATCACCGGCCAATACCTCAGACAGGCCATGGCGGATCAGATCACCGGGGCGAAACCCGATATAGACCAATCCCACCCGTCCGCCTTGCCCTTCAACCAACGCGTTCGTGGCCAATGTGGTTGATAGCGAGGCCATCGCGATCTCTTCCGGTTTGATCTGCGAGGCGGCCAAAACCGCCGCGACAGCCTTGCCAATGCCCTCGGCCAGATCTGCGCGCGTGGTTAAGGATTTTGCGCTGGCGATCACTTCTGTTTCATCGCGCAGCAAAACTGCATCCGTAAAAGTACCACCCGTATCAACGCCCAGTAAAACGGCCATCTGATCCTCTTAATGATTGACTGTTACAGTTGCCTCCGCCCGCACCTAGTCGCAATTAAAGCCAAAAGAAAGACAGATTACGACACAAAGCCGCGGATCAAAGCCGCTTTCGGCCAGTTAAAGTTTTTCAAGCTGCGCTTGCGCCCAAATCGCTGCTTCTGCGACCGTTGGGTCAGCATCTGATTGCAGTCGGGCGGCCACCGCTGCCAACTCAACCTGCTGCGAATTTCCGATCGCATAAAGCACATTGCGTATAAAACGATCACGGCCGATTCGTTTGATCGGGCTGCCCGAAAATTTCTGGCGAAATTCCGCATCCTTTAGCATCGCCAGCTCGGCCAATTTTGGCGCGGTTAAATCTTCGCGCGCATGAAAGCGCATATCTTGCGCGGTTTGTGCAAATTTATTCCACGGGCATGCCGCCAAACAATCATCGCAACCATAAATGCGATTTCCCATCTGCGCCCGTAAATCAAGATCCACCGGGCCTTTATGTTCAATCGTCAGATAGGAAATGCAGCGCCGCGCATCCAGCTGATATGGCGCTGGAAAAGCCTGCGTCGGGCAAGCCTGCAAACACGCCTGACAAGATCCGCAATGATCCGGCTCTTTTTCATCCAACGGCAAATCGAGCGTTGTAAAAATCGCGCCCAAGAAAAACCAATTGCCCAGCGATCGGTTGACCAAATTGGTATGTTTGCCTTGCCAGCCAAGCCCAGCAGCCTGCGCCAAGGGTTTTTCTGGCACCGGCGCCGTATCCACAAACACTTTAACAGCGCCGCCCTTCTCGGCGATTAACCAACGGGCCAAGGCTTTCAGACGCTTTTTAATAACATCATGGTAATCTTTATTTCGGGCATAAACAGAAATTGTACCGCGATCAGGCTGCGCCAAAACCGCCATCGGATCTTCGCTGGGCGCGTAGGACCGCGCCAGCATTATAACCGATTTCGCCTCTGGCCACAGGGCGCTGGGATCCGAACGCCAGGCTTGGCGATCCTCCAGCCAAGCCATTTGTCCATGATAATTTTTGGCCAAAAATGCGCGCAAATCGGCCTCCATCTGGGGTACGGCCGAGGGTTGGCAAATCGCCAGTTGATCAAAACCTTCCCCCTTGGCCTGCGCCAAAAGCCGCTGTTTAAGCTCTTGCATCAGATCCCGGCCCAATATAGGACGCCGCGCCTCTGCCTGAGCCGCACGCCATGTTAGAAATCCAAATCATTGTAATGTTTGGGCGGTGGAAACCCCGGCACTTGATCCGCCAGAATACTTCGAAACGCAGGGCGAGATTTGATTTTTGCGTACCAATCTTTCACGATGGCCGATCGATTCCAATCCACATCTGAAATATAATCTAGCACTGACAGATGCGCGGCAGCTGCAAAATCTGCCAGCGTCATCTGATCCCCCGCAAGCCAGCGGCGCTGGTCCAACAGCTCAGACATATAATCAAGATGAAATTTTATCGCCTTCATACCTGCAATCACGTGTTTGCTTTCAGGAAAACCCTCACCGGTGATTTTCTTGATCACCCGCTCATTTAGCAATTTTACCGTCACGTCTTTGTGAAACTTATCATCGAACCACGCGATCAAACGGCGCATTTCGTATTTGTCCAAAGCGGTTTTGGGCAGCAGCGCTGGATCGGGGTATAAATCCTCAAGAAATTCGCAAATCGCACCGCTTTGAGTGAGATAGCCGCTTTCATGGCGCAAAATCGGAACTTGCCCAGCCGGATTACGGCGCAAAAAATCCGTGCTGCGCTCCCAGTATTTTTCATCGACCAGCTCAACCTCAACGCGTTTTTCAGCAAGGGTCAGCCGAATTTTCCGACAAAACGGCGAGAGAGGGGCATGATACAAGCGCAGCATTTCAGACTTTCAAAACAAATAACGTCTCACTTTGAATGCCTTGTCAGAGCGGGTTTTTCAATCCTTCAAACGCCAATTTATCCTGCTTGGCACGATTATATCGCCTAAGCCGGTTTGCCAAAGACGCGTCTGACATAGGCAGCGCGCTTGAGCTCTTTAAACCAAGGGCCCAAGCGCTGCTTTGCTTATTCAGCCGGAATACTTTTGGCTTCATCCGATAAAGGATGCGGCAGATGCACCAACATCTCTTTAGGGCACACTTGCAAAAAGTGGTCTTTTTCCACATCCCATTGGCGCAAAATATCATGCGCCTTAGGGCTGCCGGTTTCTTCAGCATGGCGTGAAATCAAAGATTTCAACTGCTCTTGCCAATGTCCAATCGTGACCGGACAGGTGACCAATGTTTCCATATTCATCCGGCTTTGCGCCAGCGAGTCTGGATCATAGATATAGGCCATGCCACCCGTCATACCGGCGCCAAAATTGGCCCCGACAGTGCCCAAAATCACCGCAACCCCGCCGGTCATATATTCGCACCCATTGCTGCCGCAGCCTTCAACCACAACCTTGGCACCTGAATTGCGCACGCCAAAGCGCTCACCGGCGCGCCCGCTTGCGAATAAGTGGCCATCGGTGGCGCCATAGAGAACCGTGTTGCCGATAATTGTATTATCCGCCGCCACCAAGGGGCTGGTCATTGCAGGGCGCACCACAATCATGCCCCCTGACAGCCCTTTACCAACATAATCATTGGCATCCCCCGACACTTGCAGCTTCAGCCCGGGCGCGGCGAAGGCGCCCAAAGATTGGCCCGCGCTGCCGGTAAGCTTGATCGTTAGATGATCTTCTTGCAGCGCATTGCGCATACCGAATTTGGTTACGATATGGCTGGATATGCGCGTGCCGACGGTGCGGTGGGTGTTTTGAACCGAATAAGACAGCTGCATTTTTTCGCCATCTTGTAAAAACCGCGCCGCGTCGCGCACAATCTCAGCATCCAGCGTATCAGGAACCGTATTGCGGGGACGGTCACGGTTATACACAACCGTGTCAGCCCCATCGACGCGGATCAGAAGTGGGTTCAAGTCCAGATCATCCAAATGTTCGGCGCCCCGGCTGACTTGACCGAGCAGATCGGCCCGACCAATGATCTCATCCAATGAGCGCGCGCCAATGCTCGCCAGAATTTCGCGCACCTCTTGCGCATAGAAGGTGATCAAATTCACGACTTTATCCGCAGAGCCGGTGAATTTTGAGCGCAGCTCTTCGTTTTGCGTGCACACGCCGACCGGGCATGTGTTGGATTGGCACTGCCGCACCATAATACAGCCCATCGCAATCAACGCTGCGGTGCCGATGCCAAATTCTTCGGCCCCCATCATCGCAGCCATGATGATATCACGACCCGTGCGCAAACCGCCATCGGTGCGTAAAGTAATGCGGTCGCGCAGATTGTTCATCGCCAACACTTGATGGGCCTCGGTCAATCCCATTTCCCATGGCAAGCCGGCAAATTTGATCGAGGTTGCCGGAGAGGCACCGGTGCCCCCATTATGGCCGGAAATCAAAATCACATCTGCTTCGGCTTTTGCAACCCCGGCCGCGATCGTGCCCACGCCCGAAGAAGCGACCAATTTCACCGTCACTTTGCAGCGCGGGTTGATTTGTTTCAAATCATAGATCAGCTGCGCCAAATCCTCGATCGAATAAATATCGTGATGTGGAGGCGGGGAAATTAACGTAACGCCCTTGGTGGAATGGCGCAAACGGGCGATCAAATCGGTGACCTTCATGCCCGGCAGCTGACCGCCTTCACCTGGTTTCGCCCCTTGCGCGACCTTAATCTCAAGCTCTTCACATTGGTTGAGATATTCCGCAGTCACGCCAAAGCGGCCCGAAGCAACTTGCTTAATTTTCGCCGATGGGTTGTCACCATTTGGTTCGGGGTGAAAATGCGCTGGATCCTCGCCCCCTTCGCCGCTATCCGATTTGGCACCGATACGGTTCATCGCGACGTTTAGCGTTTTATGCGCTTCCGGGCTTAAGGCACCCAAAGACATACCCGGCGTCACAAAGCGCCGACGAATCGCGGTGATGCTTTCCACTTCCTCTAATGGCACAGGATCACCGATCGGCTTCACAGCCAGCAAATCGCGCAAATGAATTGGCGGGTTTGATTGCATGCGGGCAGAATATTGTTTCCATAAATCAAAGCTGGCCCGATCACAGGCGGTTTGCATCATATGCATGGTCTGGGCCTCCCAAGCGTGGGTTTCACCAGTTTTGCGCGATTTATAAAACCCGCCCATCGGCAAAACACCCGTGGCACCCTGCCAAGCTGCCGCGTGAATTTCTTCTGCTTTTTTCTGCACGCCGCTGACGCCAATGCCCGAAATCCGGCTCATCAAGCCCGGGAAATATTCAGCGCACATCGCACGGCTAAGCCCAACAGCTTCAAAATTCAAACCGCCCCGATAGGAAGAAATCACCGAAATACCCATTTTCGACATGATTTTCAGCAAGCCTTGATCGATCGCCTCGCGATAGCGCGACACAACCTCTGTCAGGGTCCCGTTCAGCAAGCCGCGCTCAATCCGATCGTTCAAACTGTCCTCGGCCAAATAGGCATTCACCACCGTTGCCCCCGCGCCAATCAAAACCGCAAAATAATGCGGATCAATGCATTCTGCAGACCGCACATTCAGCGAACAGAACGTACGCAAGCCTTTGCGGGTGAGATGGCTGTGCACCGCGGAGGTGGCCAAAATCATCGGCATGGCGATTTTTTCTGCGTTAGAGGCGTGATCGCTCAAAACCAAATGACCCGCCCCCGAACGTACGGCATCTTCTGCCTCTGCCCGGATGCGCTCCAAGCCTGTTTGCAGGGCTGATGGCCCTGAGCCAACGGCAAAGCTACAGTCAATCTCAACCATCGGCGCGTTAAAATGCCGGGTCAATTCCTCCCATTGCGCATTTCCAACGAAGGGGCTGTCAAGCACCAGAATTTCAGTTTGCGCGCTGCTTTCATCCAATACGTTTTTAAGATTTCCAAATCGCGTTTTCAGGCTCATCACGCGGTATTCGCGCAGGCTGTCAATCGGCGGGTTGGTCACTTGCGAGAAATTTTGCCGGAAATAATGCGACAAGGGGCGATATTTTTTCGACAAGACCGCGCTCGGCGTATCATCACCCATCGATGCCAGCGTTTCTTTGCCATCTTCGGCCATCGGCGCCAGAATTTGTTCGAGCTCTTCGATCGAATATCCCGCGGCAATCTGACGTTGACGCAAATCTGCGCCGGTAAATAGCGGGGCTTCGGTGACGCTTGCCAAAGGCGCGTCTAATTCGTTGATTTTCTCAACCCAGCTGCCAAAGGGCTGCGCGGCCGCCAATTTATCTTTGATCGCTGTGTCATGGTATAATTTTCCATCACTCATATCGACCGCGAGCAATTGCCCCGGGCCCAAAGCGCCCTTTTCGCGCACCGTGGCCTCGTCAATCGGCACCATGCCGGTTTCGGATCCGGCGATCAGCAAGCCATCGCCCGTCACCACATAGCGCATCGGGCGCAAACCATTACGGTCCAGCCCAGCGCAAACCCAGCGACCATCGGTCATCGCCAACGCCGCAGGGCCATCCCATGGCTCCATCACCGAATTGCAGTAAGAATACATATCCCGCCAAGCATCGGGCAGGTCTTTGCCCTGCTTTGACCAGGTTTCAGGCACTAACATGGTTTTCGCCATTGGCGCATTGCGCCCAGCGCGCACCAAGGCCTCGAACACCGCGTCAAGCGCCGCAGAATCAGAAGAGCCACTTGGCACGATGGGTTTGATGTCTTCAGCCGTCTCGCCAAATGCCATACTTGCCATGCGAATTTCATGGCTTTTCATCCAATTCACATTGCCTTTCAGCGTGTTGATTTCGCCATTATGCGCGAGCATCCGAAACGGCTGCGCCAACCACCATTGGGGAAACGTGTTTGTGGAATAGCGCTGATGATAGATGGCAAAGGCGCTGGTGAAGCGCTCATCCATCAAATCAGGATAGAACACCGCCACCTGTTCGGCCAGCATCATGCCCTTGTAAATGATCGAACGGCAAGATAGCGAGGCGATGTAAAGTTGCCCCACACCCGATGCGGCCGCAGATTTTTCAATTCGGCGGCGGATCACGTAGAGATCGCGCTCAAACGTTTCTTCATCTACCCCTTTGGAGTTGCTGATCAGAATTTGTTCAATTTCGGGCCGCGTTGCGTTGGCTTTTTCGCCTAAACAACTGACCTCAACGGGCACGTGCCGCCATCCATAGATATAATAACCCATCCGCAAAACTTCGCTTTCAACGATGCTTCGGCAGGTTTCTTGAGCGCCAAAATCTGCGCGGGGTAAAAACACCTGCCCCACAGCCACCAGCTCATCTTGGCGCGGTTCATGCCCCGTCCGGCGGATTTGATCATAGAAAAACCGCACGGGTATTTGCACGTGAATGCCGGCTCCGTCGCCGGTTTTGCCATCTGCATCCACAGCGCCGCGGTGCCAAACCGCTTTCAACGCGGCAATGCCATTTTCAACAACTTTGCGGCTGGCCTTGCCATTGATCGACACCACCAAACCTACGCCGCATGAGGCATGCTCATCTTCTTCGCGATACAGGCTGTTCTGCGTCATCCATTGGCGCTTTTGTTCCTGTTGCTTCATCCAATCTGGCCCAAAGCCCGTGGTGTTTTCATGTGTCATGGATCATCTCCTTATGCGGCGGCGACCAATTTGCCCGAAGCCATTTGATGGCGGGCGTCAGCGCGGCCTTTTATCTTGTTATTCTGCGGCGATAGCAGCCGAAGGTTGCAGCTCGGCAATGATCGCATTGGCCGTATCCTGCCCATCTTTGATGGCCCAAACCACCAAGGAGGCCCCGCGCACGATATCGCCCACTGCGTAAACCCCCGGAAGCGCTGTTTTCCCGCTTCCAAACGCGGCTTTTATCGTTCCCCAGCGGGTCACGGGCAATTCGGGTTGGTCAAATAAATGCGGAAGATCTTCCGGTTCAAAGCCCAGCGCTTTGATCACCAGATCCGCCTTTTCGACATAGCGGCTGCCCTCGATCACCTCGGGCATGCGCCGTCCGGTGGCATCAGGCGCCCCAAGACGCATTTTATGGCCCAGCACGCCGCGCACCGGGCCAGCTTGCCCGGCGACCGCTTTCACATCCTGAATGTTCGTATCATCTACAAAAGCTTCTGGCGCGGATAGCCATTCAAAAACAACGCCTTCTTCCTCGGCATTTTCAACTTCCCGCTGCGATCCGGGCATATTGGCGCGGTCGCGGCGGTACATGCATTTTACCGAGGTGGCCCCTTGGCGGATCGCCGTGCGCACGCAATCCATCGCCGTATCCCCACCGCCGATCACCACCACGTTTTTATCGGCAGCATTCAACGCACCACTGGTAAATTCTGGCACGTCATCGCCAAAATTTTCACGGTTTGACGTGGCCAGAAAGTCGAGCGCTTGCACAACGCCCGAGAGCGCGCCGCCCGGAACATCCAAATCGCGGATTTTGTAAACGCCAGTAGCCACAATCACGGCATCATGCTGCGCGCGCAGGTCCTCAAACGTGATATCTTCGCCGATATTGCAATTCAACTTAAGCGTCACCCCGCCATCAACCAATTGCTGATTGCGGCGCATAACAATGTCTTTTTCCAGCTTGAAGCCGGGAATACCATAGGTGAGCAATCCACCTGCCCGGTCATAGCGGTCATAAATCGTCACCTGAAACCCCGCCCGGCGCAGCCGATCTGCAGCGGCTAACCCACCGGGCCCTGCGCCAATAATACCAACCGATTTATCAAGCTCGCGTGCAGGTGATAAAGGCTGCACCCAGCCTTCTTGCCATGCGGTATCGGTGATATATTTCTCGACAGCCCCAATCGTGACAGTTTCATGGCCCGATTGCTCGATCACGCAATTGCCCTCGCACAGACGGTCTTGCGGACAGATCCGCCCGCAGATCTCAGGAAAACTATTGGTCGCCTGCGACACCTCATAGGCTTCTTGCAGGCGGCCCTCGGCGGTTAAGTGCAACCAATCGGGGATGTTGTTGTGAAGCGGGCAATGCGACTGGCAGTAAGGCACCCCGCATTGGCTACAGCGGCTGGCCTGCTCTTTTGCCTTCTCAGCCGCGAATTCGGCGTAAATTTCTTTGAAATCTTCTGCACGCTCGGTTGCGCTGCGTTTCTTTGGCATATCGCGTTCGATCGACACGAATTTTAACATTGGCTGCTTGGCCATGAGAGCCTCCTACTTTCACTTTCTGGTTATGTAGCGGAAGCCTATCAAAAAGAAAAGGCAGAAGTGCTGACGTTTATTTTCAATTACGCCCTTAAAAAGCAAATAATTGACAATCTAGATCAAAAATTAAGTCCGAGTCGGACTTAAAAAGAGTGTTTCTATTATAAATCTGTTGGTTATATGATGGGTTTGCACCATTATAAGGTTTTAAATGCCCCTGCTTCATTTGATTATATTAGCTATTATTCAAGGGGTTACCGAATTCCTTCCCGTTTCCTCAAGCGCCCATTTGATCCTATTTCCTGCGCTCACCGGTACCACAGATCAAGGGCCTGTTATCGATGTCGCCGTCCATTTCGGCACGCTGCTTGCCGTTATGCTGTATTTTCACAGCGAGGTGCGGAAGATCTTTTTTGGCGCCGGCCACCTATTGAAAGGCAGAACCACGCAACCCGAGGCCAGATTCGCGCTCTACCTGATCTATGCCACCCTGCCCGCCATCGCCGTCGGCTTTATGCTCAAACTTTCTGGTGTAAGCGGCGCGATGCGCGAAAATGTTGCGCTGATCGGCTGGGCAATGCTGGGATTCGGCCTGCTTCTCTGGTGGGCTGATCGACGCCCCAAAAGCCTGAAAACTCTTTCAGATTTCAGCCGAGGCGATGCGCTGAAACTGGGCCTCTGGCAAGCGCTAGCGCTTATTCCGGGCACCTCGCGATCCGGCATCACCATCACCGGGGCGCTCTTGGCAGGCTATAGTCGGCACGAAGCCGCGCGCTTATCCATGCTGATGTCAATCCCGGTGATCCTAGCCGCGACAGCGCTGGCCAGCCTTGATCTGATTGCCGAGGGAGCGACCACACGATTGCGCGATGCGGCATTGGCCGCCGCTTTTGCAGCCTTCTCAGCGTTCATTGCTTTGGGGCTAATGATGCGCCTGCTGCGCAGCATCAGCTTCACGCCTTATGTGATCTATCGGGTGGTTTTCGGGGCTAGCCTGA
The sequence above is drawn from the Rhodobacteraceae bacterium IMCC1335 genome and encodes:
- a CDS encoding undecaprenyl-diphosphate phosphatase, with amino-acid sequence MPLLHLIILAIIQGVTEFLPVSSSAHLILFPALTGTTDQGPVIDVAVHFGTLLAVMLYFHSEVRKIFFGAGHLLKGRTTQPEARFALYLIYATLPAIAVGFMLKLSGVSGAMRENVALIGWAMLGFGLLLWWADRRPKSLKTLSDFSRGDALKLGLWQALALIPGTSRSGITITGALLAGYSRHEAARLSMLMSIPVILAATALASLDLIAEGATTRLRDAALAAAFAAFSAFIALGLMMRLLRSISFTPYVIYRVVFGASLILWASL
- a CDS encoding glutathione S-transferase family protein, with translation MLRLYHAPLSPFCRKIRLTLAEKRVEVELVDEKYWERSTDFLRRNPAGQVPILRHESGYLTQSGAICEFLEDLYPDPALLPKTALDKYEMRRLIAWFDDKFHKDVTVKLLNERVIKKITGEGFPESKHVIAGMKAIKFHLDYMSELLDQRRWLAGDQMTLADFAAAAHLSVLDYISDVDWNRSAIVKDWYAKIKSRPAFRSILADQVPGFPPPKHYNDLDF
- a CDS encoding hydantoinase/oxoprolinase family protein, encoding MAVLLGVDTGGTFTDAVLLRDETEVIASAKSLTTRADLAEGIGKAVAAVLAASQIKPEEIAMASLSTTLATNALVEGQGGRVGLVYIGFRPGDLIRHGLSEVLAGDPAIELPGGHDHSGSEQQPLGLRALQSWVEAQTGVSAFAVAGQFATRNPAHEEAASQLIRAVSGKPVSASYQLSSKLNGPKRALTSVLNARLIGMIDGLIERASFKLTALGILAPLMVVRGDGALISAQLARDKPIETILSGPAASLVGARWLTGEKTALVSDIGGTTTDIAVLRNGQPALDPQGAQVGPYRTMVEAVAMRTSGLGGDSEVHFLSEGLQGGVLLGPKRVLPICLAAIEAPDLVHDALDRQLHTALPSEYDGRFVRRLAGQAMQGLQGRDLALYQRLTLDFQPLDKVLKSRLEQQVLRRLLSRGVIQIAALTPSDASHFLGASQLWDRGAAQKALSVFGRRRTGAGQRLAKSPQDMADMIIDQLTRQTSTALLDVAFAEEEQSFGLASQDLAGHILLERGLSGHRGLIKLDAGLNLPVVGLGASAPSYYPAVGARLNCPMLLPQHGDVANAIGAVVGQITMRASGTVTAPTEGVFRVHSGAGTQDFTQETLALETLEQILRDQAITQAKAAGADALELSWQRDISKTQAENRMVFIEARLTAVVSGRPRITA
- the gltB gene encoding glutamate synthase large subunit, giving the protein MTHENTTGFGPDWMKQQEQKRQWMTQNSLYREEDEHASCGVGLVVSINGKASRKVVENGIAALKAVWHRGAVDADGKTGDGAGIHVQIPVRFFYDQIRRTGHEPRQDELVAVGQVFLPRADFGAQETCRSIVESEVLRMGYYIYGWRHVPVEVSCLGEKANATRPEIEQILISNSKGVDEETFERDLYVIRRRIEKSAAASGVGQLYIASLSCRSIIYKGMMLAEQVAVFYPDLMDERFTSAFAIYHQRYSTNTFPQWWLAQPFRMLAHNGEINTLKGNVNWMKSHEIRMASMAFGETAEDIKPIVPSGSSDSAALDAVFEALVRAGRNAPMAKTMLVPETWSKQGKDLPDAWRDMYSYCNSVMEPWDGPAALAMTDGRWVCAGLDRNGLRPMRYVVTGDGLLIAGSETGMVPIDEATVREKGALGPGQLLAVDMSDGKLYHDTAIKDKLAAAQPFGSWVEKINELDAPLASVTEAPLFTGADLRQRQIAAGYSIEELEQILAPMAEDGKETLASMGDDTPSAVLSKKYRPLSHYFRQNFSQVTNPPIDSLREYRVMSLKTRFGNLKNVLDESSAQTEILVLDSPFVGNAQWEELTRHFNAPMVEIDCSFAVGSGPSALQTGLERIRAEAEDAVRSGAGHLVLSDHASNAEKIAMPMILATSAVHSHLTRKGLRTFCSLNVRSAECIDPHYFAVLIGAGATVVNAYLAEDSLNDRIERGLLNGTLTEVVSRYREAIDQGLLKIMSKMGISVISSYRGGLNFEAVGLSRAMCAEYFPGLMSRISGIGVSGVQKKAEEIHAAAWQGATGVLPMGGFYKSRKTGETHAWEAQTMHMMQTACDRASFDLWKQYSARMQSNPPIHLRDLLAVKPIGDPVPLEEVESITAIRRRFVTPGMSLGALSPEAHKTLNVAMNRIGAKSDSGEGGEDPAHFHPEPNGDNPSAKIKQVASGRFGVTAEYLNQCEELEIKVAQGAKPGEGGQLPGMKVTDLIARLRHSTKGVTLISPPPHHDIYSIEDLAQLIYDLKQINPRCKVTVKLVASSGVGTIAAGVAKAEADVILISGHNGGTGASPATSIKFAGLPWEMGLTEAHQVLAMNNLRDRITLRTDGGLRTGRDIIMAAMMGAEEFGIGTAALIAMGCIMVRQCQSNTCPVGVCTQNEELRSKFTGSADKVVNLITFYAQEVREILASIGARSLDEIIGRADLLGQVSRGAEHLDDLDLNPLLIRVDGADTVVYNRDRPRNTVPDTLDAEIVRDAARFLQDGEKMQLSYSVQNTHRTVGTRISSHIVTKFGMRNALQEDHLTIKLTGSAGQSLGAFAAPGLKLQVSGDANDYVGKGLSGGMIVVRPAMTSPLVAADNTIIGNTVLYGATDGHLFASGRAGERFGVRNSGAKVVVEGCGSNGCEYMTGGVAVILGTVGANFGAGMTGGMAYIYDPDSLAQSRMNMETLVTCPVTIGHWQEQLKSLISRHAEETGSPKAHDILRQWDVEKDHFLQVCPKEMLVHLPHPLSDEAKSIPAE
- a CDS encoding NAD(P)-binding protein; translation: MAKQPMLKFVSIERDMPKKRSATERAEDFKEIYAEFAAEKAKEQASRCSQCGVPYCQSHCPLHNNIPDWLHLTAEGRLQEAYEVSQATNSFPEICGRICPQDRLCEGNCVIEQSGHETVTIGAVEKYITDTAWQEGWVQPLSPARELDKSVGIIGAGPGGLAAADRLRRAGFQVTIYDRYDRAGGLLTYGIPGFKLEKDIVMRRNQQLVDGGVTLKLNCNIGEDITFEDLRAQHDAVIVATGVYKIRDLDVPGGALSGVVQALDFLATSNRENFGDDVPEFTSGALNAADKNVVVIGGGDTAMDCVRTAIRQGATSVKCMYRRDRANMPGSQREVENAEEEGVVFEWLSAPEAFVDDTNIQDVKAVAGQAGPVRGVLGHKMRLGAPDATGRRMPEVIEGSRYVEKADLVIKALGFEPEDLPHLFDQPELPVTRWGTIKAAFGSGKTALPGVYAVGDIVRGASLVVWAIKDGQDTANAIIAELQPSAAIAAE
- the queG gene encoding tRNA epoxyqueuosine(34) reductase QueG, giving the protein MQELKQRLLAQAKGEGFDQLAICQPSAVPQMEADLRAFLAKNYHGQMAWLEDRQAWRSDPSALWPEAKSVIMLARSYAPSEDPMAVLAQPDRGTISVYARNKDYHDVIKKRLKALARWLIAEKGGAVKVFVDTAPVPEKPLAQAAGLGWQGKHTNLVNRSLGNWFFLGAIFTTLDLPLDEKEPDHCGSCQACLQACPTQAFPAPYQLDARRCISYLTIEHKGPVDLDLRAQMGNRIYGCDDCLAACPWNKFAQTAQDMRFHAREDLTAPKLAELAMLKDAEFRQKFSGSPIKRIGRDRFIRNVLYAIGNSQQVELAAVAARLQSDADPTVAEAAIWAQAQLEKL